One stretch of Numenius arquata chromosome 8, bNumArq3.hap1.1, whole genome shotgun sequence DNA includes these proteins:
- the GINS3 gene encoding DNA replication complex GINS protein PSF3 isoform X1, whose translation MSEAYFPVDPGLGLEENFLSLDDILMSQEKLPGRAESALPRLAFALGQGAGTRDSIPEGSKLEIPLWLAKGLHDSKRRIISVELPKIYKEAWRTVFSADATVVDLHKMGPYYYGFGSQLLNFDNPENPEIAQTILQTFISRFRRIMDSSQNAYNEDTSALVARLDELERALFRAGQKGLNDFQCWEKGQASQITASSLVQNYGKRKFTDMDG comes from the exons ATGTCCGAGGCATATTTCCCTGTGGACCCCGGGCTGGGCCTGGAGGAGAACTTTCTGTCGCTGGACGACATCCTGATGTCGCAGGAAAAGCTGCCGGGCCGCGCCGAGAGCGCCCTGCCGCGCCTGGCCTTCGCGCTGGGCCAGGGGGCCGGCACCAGAGACTCCATCCCTGAG GGATCAAAGCTGGAAATACCTCTGTGGCTTGCTAAAGGTCTACATGACAGCAAAAGAAGAATCATTTCTGTGGAACTGCCGAAGATTTACAAGGAAGCCTGGAGGACAGTGTTCAGCGCTGACGCCACTGTGGTTGATCTACATAAAATGGGGCCATACTACTACGGATTTGGCTCCCAGCTCCTGAATTTTGACAATCCAGAGAATCCTGAGATAGCTCAGACTATCCTGCAG ACATTTATTAGCCGTTTTCGTCGTATCATGGACTCCTCTCAGAATGCTTATAATGAAGACACATCAGCGCTGGTGGCTCGGCTGGATGAATTGGAAAGAGCCTTATTTCGAGCTGGCCAGAAAGGGCTGAATGActtccagtgctgggaaaagggacAGGCTTCTCAAATCACAGCATCAAGTCTGGTCCAGAACTATGGGAAAAGAAAGTTCACAGATATGGATGGTTAA